A window of Apium graveolens cultivar Ventura chromosome 8, ASM990537v1, whole genome shotgun sequence contains these coding sequences:
- the LOC141676585 gene encoding NAC domain-containing protein 75-like isoform X2: protein MNKSSSSISNSDLIDAKLEEHQLYGSRHCPGCGHKLDRKKDWVGLPAGVKFDPTDQELIEHLEAKVDDTELKSHPLIDEFIPTIEGEDGICYTHPEKLPGVTRDGLSRHFFHRPSKAYTTGTRKRRKIQTECDLQNGETRWHKTGKTRPVMVNGRHKGCKKILVLYTNFGKNRKPEKTSWVMHQYHLGQDEEEREGELVVSKIFYQTQPRQCNLSDRIHTGLVAGAADDNIPGNIGSSSSKDLMANRDDMSVVGVGASISTYMNPVDIHQLGPHDSYSFLPFGKSFNEVRTVGDNESSATAMETAATTTGTRGEHDLRMLHQQITHPHSHHQQLAAAFHMNMPSHSISTIISPPPALHHSSTAVIPNDDSFHLSTIMLQHENVIQQQQQNQQQQQQQNHGLGGRSETGLEELIMGCTSSHDIKEEAPSTNPHEAEWLKYSTFWPDPHDNPDHHG from the exons ATGAATAAGAGTAGCAGTAGCATTAGCAACTCTGATCTCATTGATGCAAAACTCGAGGAACACCAACTCTATGGATCCAGACACTGTCCTGGCTGTGGACACAAGCTTGATAGAAAAAAG GATTGGGTGGGTTTACCGGCAGGTGTAAAATTTGATCCAACAGATCAAGAACTGATAGAACACCTTGAAGCAAAAGTTGATGATACTGAATTAAAATCTCACCCTTTGATTGATGAATTCATTCCTACTATAGAAGGCGAAGATGGAATATGTTACACCCATCCTGAAAAACTTCCAG GAGTTACAAGAGATGGATTGAGTAGACATTTCTTTCATAGACCCTCAAAAGCTTATACCACTGGTACAAGAAAGAGAAGAAAGATTCAAACTGAATGTGACCTTCAAAACGGAGAAACTAGGTGGCACAAGACCGGAAAAACAAGGCCAGTGATGGTGAATGGCAGGCACAAAGGGTGCAAGAAAATTCTCGTTTTGTATACAAATTTTGGAAAAAATCGAAAACCAGAAAAGACTAGTTGGGTAATGCATCAATACCATTTGGGACAAGATGAAGAAGAAAGGGAAGGAGAGCTTGTAGTTTCCAAAATATTCTACCAAACTCAGCCAAGACAATGCAATTTGTCTGATAGGATTCATACCGGATTAGTTGCTGGTGCTGCTGATGATAATATTCCGGGGAATATTGGAAGCTCTTCTTCGAAAGATTTGATGGCAAATAGAGATGATATGTCTGTTGTTGGAGTTGGTGCATCAATTTCTACTTATATGAATCCTGTCGATATCCATCAACTCGGGCCTCATGATAGTTACAGCTTTTTACCATTTGGGAAAAGCTTTAATGAG GTGAGAACTGTAGGAGATAATGAGAGTTCAGCAACTGCAATGGAGACTGCAGCGACGACAACAGGCACGCGCGGAGAGCATGACCTTCGTATGTTACATCAGCAGATTACACATCCTCATTCACATCATCAACAACTAGCAGCAGCATTTCATATGAACATGCCTTCGCATTCTATATCTACCATTATTTCTCCTCCTCCGGCTCTTCATCACAGTTCTACTGCAGTCATTCCTAATGACGACTCCTTTCATTTGTCGACAATCATGCTCCAACATGAAAACGTAATTCAG cagcaacaacaaaatcaacagcagcagcagcaacaaaaTCATGGGCTAGGAGGAAGGTCAGAAACAGGTTTGGAGGAACTCATAATGGGATGCACTTCGTCTCATGATATCAAAGAA GAGGCACCTAGTACAAACCCACATGAAGCAGAATGGTTAAAGTATTCCACCTTCTGGCCGGAccctcatgacaacccggatcatCATGGGTAG
- the LOC141676585 gene encoding NAC domain-containing protein 75-like isoform X1, whose translation MNKSSSSISNSDLIDAKLEEHQLYGSRHCPGCGHKLDRKKDWVGLPAGVKFDPTDQELIEHLEAKVDDTELKSHPLIDEFIPTIEGEDGICYTHPEKLPGVTRDGLSRHFFHRPSKAYTTGTRKRRKIQTECDLQNGETRWHKTGKTRPVMVNGRHKGCKKILVLYTNFGKNRKPEKTSWVMHQYHLGQDEEEREGELVVSKIFYQTQPRQCNLSDRIHTGLVAGAADDNIPGNIGSSSSKDLMANRDDMSVVGVGASISTYMNPVDIHQLGPHDSYSFLPFGKSFNEVRTVGDNESSATAMETAATTTGTRGEHDLRMLHQQITHPHSHHQQLAAAFHMNMPSHSISTIISPPPALHHSSTAVIPNDDSFHLSTIMLQHENVIQQQQQQNQQQQQQQNHGLGGRSETGLEELIMGCTSSHDIKEEAPSTNPHEAEWLKYSTFWPDPHDNPDHHG comes from the exons ATGAATAAGAGTAGCAGTAGCATTAGCAACTCTGATCTCATTGATGCAAAACTCGAGGAACACCAACTCTATGGATCCAGACACTGTCCTGGCTGTGGACACAAGCTTGATAGAAAAAAG GATTGGGTGGGTTTACCGGCAGGTGTAAAATTTGATCCAACAGATCAAGAACTGATAGAACACCTTGAAGCAAAAGTTGATGATACTGAATTAAAATCTCACCCTTTGATTGATGAATTCATTCCTACTATAGAAGGCGAAGATGGAATATGTTACACCCATCCTGAAAAACTTCCAG GAGTTACAAGAGATGGATTGAGTAGACATTTCTTTCATAGACCCTCAAAAGCTTATACCACTGGTACAAGAAAGAGAAGAAAGATTCAAACTGAATGTGACCTTCAAAACGGAGAAACTAGGTGGCACAAGACCGGAAAAACAAGGCCAGTGATGGTGAATGGCAGGCACAAAGGGTGCAAGAAAATTCTCGTTTTGTATACAAATTTTGGAAAAAATCGAAAACCAGAAAAGACTAGTTGGGTAATGCATCAATACCATTTGGGACAAGATGAAGAAGAAAGGGAAGGAGAGCTTGTAGTTTCCAAAATATTCTACCAAACTCAGCCAAGACAATGCAATTTGTCTGATAGGATTCATACCGGATTAGTTGCTGGTGCTGCTGATGATAATATTCCGGGGAATATTGGAAGCTCTTCTTCGAAAGATTTGATGGCAAATAGAGATGATATGTCTGTTGTTGGAGTTGGTGCATCAATTTCTACTTATATGAATCCTGTCGATATCCATCAACTCGGGCCTCATGATAGTTACAGCTTTTTACCATTTGGGAAAAGCTTTAATGAG GTGAGAACTGTAGGAGATAATGAGAGTTCAGCAACTGCAATGGAGACTGCAGCGACGACAACAGGCACGCGCGGAGAGCATGACCTTCGTATGTTACATCAGCAGATTACACATCCTCATTCACATCATCAACAACTAGCAGCAGCATTTCATATGAACATGCCTTCGCATTCTATATCTACCATTATTTCTCCTCCTCCGGCTCTTCATCACAGTTCTACTGCAGTCATTCCTAATGACGACTCCTTTCATTTGTCGACAATCATGCTCCAACATGAAAACGTAATTCAG cagcagcaacaacaaaatcaacagcagcagcagcaacaaaaTCATGGGCTAGGAGGAAGGTCAGAAACAGGTTTGGAGGAACTCATAATGGGATGCACTTCGTCTCATGATATCAAAGAA GAGGCACCTAGTACAAACCCACATGAAGCAGAATGGTTAAAGTATTCCACCTTCTGGCCGGAccctcatgacaacccggatcatCATGGGTAG
- the LOC141676585 gene encoding NAC domain-containing protein 75-like isoform X3, with protein sequence MNKSSSSISNSDLIDAKLEEHQLYGSRHCPGCGHKLDRKKDWVGLPAGVKFDPTDQELIEHLEAKVDDTELKSHPLIDEFIPTIEGEDGICYTHPEKLPGVTRDGLSRHFFHRPSKAYTTGTRKRRKIQTECDLQNGETRWHKTGKTRPVMVNGRHKGCKKILVLYTNFGKNRKPEKTSWVMHQYHLGQDEEEREGELVVSKIFYQTQPRQCNLSDRIHTGLVAGAADDNIPGNIGSSSSKDLMANRDDMSVVGVGASISTYMNPVDIHQLGPHDSYSFLPFGKSFNEVRTVGDNESSATAMETAATTTGTRGEHDLRMLHQQITHPHSHHQQLAAAFHMNMPSHSISTIISPPPALHHSSTAVIPNDDSFHLSTIMLQHENQQQQNQQQQQQQNHGLGGRSETGLEELIMGCTSSHDIKEEAPSTNPHEAEWLKYSTFWPDPHDNPDHHG encoded by the exons ATGAATAAGAGTAGCAGTAGCATTAGCAACTCTGATCTCATTGATGCAAAACTCGAGGAACACCAACTCTATGGATCCAGACACTGTCCTGGCTGTGGACACAAGCTTGATAGAAAAAAG GATTGGGTGGGTTTACCGGCAGGTGTAAAATTTGATCCAACAGATCAAGAACTGATAGAACACCTTGAAGCAAAAGTTGATGATACTGAATTAAAATCTCACCCTTTGATTGATGAATTCATTCCTACTATAGAAGGCGAAGATGGAATATGTTACACCCATCCTGAAAAACTTCCAG GAGTTACAAGAGATGGATTGAGTAGACATTTCTTTCATAGACCCTCAAAAGCTTATACCACTGGTACAAGAAAGAGAAGAAAGATTCAAACTGAATGTGACCTTCAAAACGGAGAAACTAGGTGGCACAAGACCGGAAAAACAAGGCCAGTGATGGTGAATGGCAGGCACAAAGGGTGCAAGAAAATTCTCGTTTTGTATACAAATTTTGGAAAAAATCGAAAACCAGAAAAGACTAGTTGGGTAATGCATCAATACCATTTGGGACAAGATGAAGAAGAAAGGGAAGGAGAGCTTGTAGTTTCCAAAATATTCTACCAAACTCAGCCAAGACAATGCAATTTGTCTGATAGGATTCATACCGGATTAGTTGCTGGTGCTGCTGATGATAATATTCCGGGGAATATTGGAAGCTCTTCTTCGAAAGATTTGATGGCAAATAGAGATGATATGTCTGTTGTTGGAGTTGGTGCATCAATTTCTACTTATATGAATCCTGTCGATATCCATCAACTCGGGCCTCATGATAGTTACAGCTTTTTACCATTTGGGAAAAGCTTTAATGAG GTGAGAACTGTAGGAGATAATGAGAGTTCAGCAACTGCAATGGAGACTGCAGCGACGACAACAGGCACGCGCGGAGAGCATGACCTTCGTATGTTACATCAGCAGATTACACATCCTCATTCACATCATCAACAACTAGCAGCAGCATTTCATATGAACATGCCTTCGCATTCTATATCTACCATTATTTCTCCTCCTCCGGCTCTTCATCACAGTTCTACTGCAGTCATTCCTAATGACGACTCCTTTCATTTGTCGACAATCATGCTCCAACATGAAAAC cagcaacaacaaaatcaacagcagcagcagcaacaaaaTCATGGGCTAGGAGGAAGGTCAGAAACAGGTTTGGAGGAACTCATAATGGGATGCACTTCGTCTCATGATATCAAAGAA GAGGCACCTAGTACAAACCCACATGAAGCAGAATGGTTAAAGTATTCCACCTTCTGGCCGGAccctcatgacaacccggatcatCATGGGTAG